The Cyprinus carpio isolate SPL01 chromosome B17, ASM1834038v1, whole genome shotgun sequence genome has a window encoding:
- the myct1b gene encoding myc target protein 1 homolog, whose protein sequence is MASNETNGIWEILKPIDFEELILAFCLSILIGLLIGILIFLLLTWMSRRRASVRITRRQTPSSESKGSRNQHCHLRHYKSHGFNKNSESAARAVLTLHRQTSVDPNELLGRSPSFQNSTFRPPPKKTKKTGDETEDDNQAELLPNITDPFSAEPAESFWLGKGSLRGFLPRQTPPPAYDSVIQIFQESCT, encoded by the coding sequence AGGAGCTCATCCTGGCATTCTGCTTGTCGATATTAATTGGTCTGCTCATCGGGATCTTGATTTTCCTCCTCCTTACATGGATGTCAAGACGGAGAGCTTCTGTCAGGATCACCAGACGTCAAACCCCGTCGTCAGAATCTAAAGGCTCACGTAATCAGCACTGCCACCTCAGACACTACAAGAGTCACGGCTTCAACAAGAACAGTGAATCTGCGGCAAGAGCGGTTTTGACCCTCCACAGACAGACCTCCGTAGACCCCAATGAGCTGCTGGGTAGAAGCCCTAGCTTTCAGAATTCCACTTTTCGGCCGCCACCAAAAAAGACTAAGAAGACCGGTGATGAAACAGAGGATGATAACCAAGCTGAATTACTTCCTAACATAACAGATCCATTTAGTGCAGAACCAGCAGAGTCCTTCTGGCTGGGGAAGGGCAGTCTAAGAGGTTTCCTACCCAGACAGACTCCACCACCTGCTTATGACAGTGTCATCCAGATCTTTCAAGAGTCCTGTACCTGA